The Ectothiorhodospiraceae bacterium 2226 region ACGTTCGTTTTTACATGAGGTCCGCAGCCGATCGACACGGGACAAGGAGGTCTCAATGGCACTTTGGACGCGCACCAAGGCAAGCGCCGAGGCGTTGCCGGAGCACGCGCAGGCTGTCGCGGAACGCGCCCGCGCCACATGGGCGGCGCAGGAGGAGCGCCTGTCACGACAGCTCGAAGGTTTCTCGAACCGCTTACAGAACCTGGGAAATCGCGTGCGCGGCGAGCAACCGCTCACGCAGCGTGCCATGGACAGCGCGAAGCGCTGGCGCGGTGCCGCGATGCCCTACGTCCAAAATCGCAAGGTATGGATCGGCGCAGGGATCGCTGCGACGCTGGCCGGCGCCGCGGCACTCGGCGCGGCGTTGAGCCGCCGCCGCCACCGCACGCCGGAGAATCCCGACCTGAAGGCGCTGCGCCAGGACTTCGACTATGCCCTCGGCGAGCTCGGCTATAGCATCGACGACCTGGATGCGGCCGCGCTACTCGAAGAGGCCCAGGCCGCACTCGACGAAGGCGCCGATCTGGAGACGGCCCGCGAGCGCTTACGCCAGCGCGCGCAGGCCATGACGGAGCACGCCCGCCAGGGCGCCCGCCGCGCGATGGGCAATGCTCAGCGCATCATGCACGAGCGGCCGCTGGTGCTCGGGGCGGCGGGACTCGCGTTGGGGGCCGTGCTTGGGGGCGTGTTGAAGAAGCGGGGCAGCGAGTTCGGCGGCACACTGCGCCGTTGGCGCCGCGCCGCCTGAGCCGCACCGATGGCCGACGACGACGCCGCCGCGCGCGGGCGGGGAGCCCGCGCGCCCAAAGACATCCCCCGTAAGGGCTGGCGCGACGTCGGCCTACGCGTCAAAAGCCAAATCAGCGAGAACAACCTCTCCATCATCGCCGCGGGCGTGGCCTTCTACGCCTTGTTCGCCATCTTCCCCGCCCTCGCGGCACTGGTCTCCATCTACGGCATCGCGTTCGACCCGGCCGACGTGCAGGAGTTGGTCGAAAACCTGCAGATGGTGCCGGCCGATACGCGCGAGCTCATTCTCGAACAGCTCAGTGAGGTGACCGAGGCTTCGGGAGCGGCGCTCGGCCTCGGTGCGCTGATCGGTCTGGCGATCGCGCTGTGGGGCGCCATGCGCGGCGTCTACGCGACCATGATCGCGCTCAACGTCGTGTACGGCGAGCAAGAGTCGCGCGGCATGATCCGTCTGTACGGCACCGCCCTGCTGCTGACCCTGGTGCTGATCCTGGTGCTGCTGGCGGCGCTTGCCACCATCGTGGTGGTGCCGATCATGTTCGCGGTGGTGGGCTGGGAGGGGATCGGCCAGACACTGATCTCCATCGTGCGCTGGCCGCTGCTCGGGCTGGCGGTGGTGCTGGCGCTGGGCGTGCTCTACCGCTACGGACCGGACCGGCGTAATCCCCAGAAGCGTTGGGTGACGTGGGGCGCCGTGCTCGCCACGGTACTGTGGTTGATCGGCTCCTGGGCCTTCTCGTTCTACGTCCAGAACTTCGGCGACTACAACGAGACCTACGGCTCGCTGGGCGCGGTGATCGTGATGCTGATGTGGCTGTGGGTGACCGCCTTCATCGCGCTGCTGGGCGCGACCCTGAATGCCGAGATGGAGCATCAGACCCGCCACGACACCACCGTGGGCGACGAGCGCGCGCTCGGTGATCGCGAGGCCCATGTGGCCGACACCGTCGGCGAGCGCCCCTGATCCGGTCCGTGGGCCGCCATGTTCTGCGATGCCCGCCCAGGGAAGCTCTGATCCGCGTTCCTGTAGTCCGCTAACGCAGAGCTTCCCTAGAACGGCAACCGACTCACGTGCCGCCACGCGAGCTGCGCGCCGCGGGTCGGCGACTCGTGCAGTTCGATGGCGTCGAGCGCCGGCAGGGCCGGCTCGGTGCGGGCGCGGATCCAGTGCAGCAGGCTGGCCGCATCGGCATCCTCCAGCCCGTTCAGCTCGTGCAGGGCGTGGTGGTCGAGGCGCGCATAGACGGGCGCGAAGCACGCCTTCACGTCGCCATAGTCGACGGTCCAGCCCATGACGGCGTCGAGCGGGGCTTCGAGGTGCAGACGGAGGCGATAACTGTGGCCGTGCAGCAAGCGGCGCGCATCGCTCGGCGGCGCACGCTGCAGCCGCACCGCGCTCTCGAAGTGCGTGTCCTTCCAGATGCGGTAGTGGCTGCCGTCGTAGCGGCAGCCGGCGGTCGCCGTCTCGTGCACGCTCACCGTCGCCAGTTCGGGCAACGGCTCGATCAGACGGGCCCATAGCCAGGCAGCCAGAACCTCGCTGGTGGGGTTCTCCAGCCCGGCCAGGTCGTTGAGACAACTGAGGTGCAGCCGGGCCTGCAGCGGTGCCCAGGCCGCCGCCAGACGCTCGCCCACGCCCGGCGCCCACCGCGCGTGCAGCACCACCTCGAAGCCATGCCCGTGCATGCGGCCGCACTGATGGCCCGCCGGCACATGGGGCAGCCGATGCGCGGCCTCGATGCGAAAGCACTGCCAGAGCAGCCGCTCGCCTCGGGCGCCTGCCGCGGCACCGCGATCCGGCGCGCTGCGCAGCGACAGCGCGGTGCCCGGCACGCGGGCGGCAAGCCACGCCACCAGTTCGATGTCGGCGCTTCCCTCCACGCGATCCTCCAACAGGCTGTGGCGCAGCGGCCCCAGCACCTCGGCGAGGCGCACACCGAGCGCGGCGGCCTCGTCGCCGGGAAAGGCCGGGGCCAGCCGATCCGCGGCGGCCCAGGCACGCACCGCAAAGCTGTGGCCGTGGAGGCCACCCACCCGGCGCGCGGCCTCGAAGCCATCGGCGGCGGTGTACAGCAGGCTGTGCTCGCTCAAACGTTCCTCCCGTCCCCCGCGCGCTTGCACCCGCCGGCGGACCGCATACAGTTCCTCTTGCACCCCGCTGCCTGCCTCGACGGCCAAGGAGGGCTCATGCTGGCGCGGTTACTACCCGTTTGGGAAAAAGTTCGCACCGGGCTGTGGTTTACACCGGCCATCATCAGCGTGGGGGCGGCAGGCTTGGCCTGGCTGGCCTTGCAAGTCCCCGGCGGGCTGCCGCCGGAAGCCGCGTCCATGTGGTGGCTGCACGGGGGCGATGCCACCGACGCCTTCGACCTGCTGGCCAACCTGCTCACCGCGTTGATCACCATGGCCACACTGGCCCTGTCGATCACCATGGTGGTTCTCACGCTCGCGGCCGCCCAGCTCGGCCCACGCCTGATCCGCAGCTTCATCGCCGACCAGCGCACGCAACTGGTGCTGGGACTGTTCATCGGGACGATAGTTTACCTCGTCCTGGTACTGCGCACCCTGCACGGAGAGTTGGACGCGGACGCGGTGCCGCGCGCTGCCGTGACCGCCGGCACCGCCCTGGTCCTGCTGAGCGTTTTCGCGCTGCTGTTCTACGTCCACCACCTGGCGCGCTCGATCGTGGCCGACACCATGATTCAGCGCGTGGGCGCGGCGCTGGATCAGGCGATTCGGGCGCAGCTGGCGCCCAGTACCGAGGCCCCCGTGGAGAAGGATGGCGCCCGCCCTCCGGGCGAGCATCTGCCGTATGCGGAAGTGGAAGCCACGCGCGGCGGCTACGTGCAGACCGTGGATGTCGAGAGCATCCTCGCCCAGGCGCAACGCGACGATGCCATCGTCGCGCTCGACTTCCGGCCCGGCCACCACCTGCTGGCGGGGTGCGCCTTGGCGCGCGTGTGGCCGCCCACCGCGCTCGGCGATGCGCTGCGCGAGGCCGTACGCGAGGCGGTGGTCATCGGCGACGCGCGCACCGCCGCGCAGGACGTGGAGTTCTCCTTGCGGCAATTGGTCGAGATCGCCCTACGCGCCCTCTCCTCCGGCATCAACGATCCCCATACCGCAGTCGCCGTTGTCGACCGCCTCGGGCGCGCGCTGGCGCTGGCCATGGCGCAACAACCGGGGCGGCGCGCCTGGCGCGACCAGGAGGGCGTGCTGCGGCTGCACGCCCGCTTCCCCGACTTTGACGGCATCGTCGATGCCGCGCTGAACGAGATCCGTCAGGCCGCCCAGGGCAACGCGGCGGTGCTGATTCACCTGCTGGCGACGCTGGATCAGCTGGCGGGCCAGACCCGCCACGCGGACCATCGGCGGATCATCGGAGAGCACGTCCGCATGGTGGCCGAGGCAGGGCGCCGCAGCCTGGAGGAACCGCGCGACCTCGCCGCCCTGGAGGCGCGGCGGGCGCGGGCGTTGGCGCGCCTGGAGGACGCGCGTGGGGCATGACGAGGGTCAGTCGTCCTTGAGCAGATCCTTCAGGCTCGCGAACGGATTGTGGGTGGCCGCCGCAGCCTTGTCGGGCGCATGGCTGCCACCGCCGGCCGCGTGATCGAGGTAGCGCGCGTGCTCGTTGTCGTGGCAGTAGATGCAGAGGTTCTCCCAGTTGCTGCCGTCGGGTGGGTTGTTGTCGTGGTTGTGGTCCTTGTGGTGCACGGTGAGCAGATGCAGATTCTCGCGCGTGAACTCACGCCCGCAGCGGCCGCACACCCAGGGATGGATCTTGAGCGATTGGGCGCGATAGTCCTGCTCGCGCGCCAGGCGCGCCTGCTGCGCCGCGCGTACCACCTCATCCAGGCGACCGGCATCGAGCTTGCCCTCGCGCGGCTTTCGCGGCCCGCCGTCTCCGGAACTCATGATGTCTCCTCATTCATCGAACAAGACGTCTTGCCCCGATTCTCGCAGAGCGCGCGCGGCGCCGCCAGCGGGGCCACCCGCCGGGACGACTGCCCATTTGCGCCACAGCGGCTAAGCTTGTTTGAAATAACCCTGCGCCGCACGCGCCGCCTGCCGCGGCTGCACCACCGGCCTAGAAGAAATGAATAGCATCGACGCTAAGTTACACCGCACAGACAGCCCGCATGCATCTCCACTGCACCGTCTGGCGCGCTTGGCCGCGTGGCTCACACTATTCGGGGTACTCGCCCTGCTCGGGCGCGCCCTTGCGGCGCCCGAAGCCGGCAGGCTGTCGCCCGAGGTGACCGCGCTGTGCCTGCTCGGCGCCTTGGCGCTGCTGTTCGGCCTCTCGGAATGGCTGGCCCTGCGCGGCGCCGAGCCCCCGGCCTTTGCGCTCGCCCTCGTGGCGCTGCCGGGCCTGCTGTACAGCGGCGTCAGTGCCGCCGCGTGGCCGATGGCGGACCACCTCCCCACGGCGGGGCTCGCGTTGGTTTGGGCCGACCACTTATGGCCGCTGCTCATCGCGGCGCTGGCGGTGCCCGCCGGTCTTTGGGGACTGCGCACCTGCCGTGAACTGCGCCGCCAATGTCGCGAGGCCGAGCAAATCAACGCCGCCCTGCAGGAACAGGTGGACCAGCGCACGCGGTCGCTTCTGAAGGAAATCTCGGCTCGCGAGCGACTGGGCGCGAACCTCACCTACGCTGCCCAGCACGACCCGTTGACGGGCCTGCCCAACCGCGCCCTGTTCAACGAGTTGCTGGTCCGCGCCGTCGCCGACCAGGAGCACGGCGTGCGTGCGCCGGCGGTCATCGTGCTCGACCTGGACGATTTCAAGACGGTCAATGACACGCTGGGCCACACGCGCGGCGACCAGATTATCAAGGCCTTGGCGGAACGGCTCGAGGCGGCGCTGGACTACGGCGACGTGCTCGCGCGCCAAGGCGGCGACGAGTTCTTCGTGCTCCTGGCCGACGCGCGCGACCGCGAAGTGGCGGCACAGGCCGCGCAGCGCCTGCTCGACGCGCTGCAACAGGAACTGGTAGTGGACGGCCGCCGTCTTTATCTCGCGGCGAGCATCGGCGTGGCGCTCAGTGCCGGCGCCGGCGACTCCACCGACCTGATCGAGCGCGCCGACGCAGCCCTGCACCAGGCCAAATCGCGCGGACGCAATCGCATCGAATTCTTCGAGCCACAACTGCACCACGCGATGACACAGCGCGTCACGCTGCGCAGCGCGCTGGCCGAGGCCATCGGCGCGCGGCAGCTCGAGGTGCATTATCAGCCGCGCGTTGACCTGGACACCGGCCGCATGTCGAGCGCCGAGGCTCTGGTGCGCTGGTGCCGCCCGGACCATGGCTACGTCACGCCGGAGGTGTTCGTGCGGGTGGCCGAAGACGCGGGCCTCATCAACGCGCTAGGACAGGCGGTGCTCACCCAGGTGTGCGAGGACTTGGCGCGCTGGCAGGCGGCGGGGCCGATTCCCGCGGTCTCGTTCAACGCCTCGGCGCATCAGTTTCGGGACGACCGGCTGCTGCATGACGTGCGCGCCGCGCTGGCGGAGCATCCCGCGCTCGCGCACGCGCTCGAAGTGGAGCTCACGGAGCGCGTCCTCATCGAGGATCCCGCCGAGCACCGGCGCATGCTCACCGAACTCGTGGACATGGGGCTGGGCATCGCCATCGACGACTTCGGCACCGGCTTCTCGTCGTTCGCGTACTTCCTGCACTTTCCGGTGCAGACCGTGAAGATCGACCAGAGCTTCGTCTCGCGTCTACCGAAAGACGCAGCGGCCGCGC contains the following coding sequences:
- a CDS encoding YihY/virulence factor BrkB family protein; this encodes MADDDAAARGRGARAPKDIPRKGWRDVGLRVKSQISENNLSIIAAGVAFYALFAIFPALAALVSIYGIAFDPADVQELVENLQMVPADTRELILEQLSEVTEASGAALGLGALIGLAIALWGAMRGVYATMIALNVVYGEQESRGMIRLYGTALLLTLVLILVLLAALATIVVVPIMFAVVGWEGIGQTLISIVRWPLLGLAVVLALGVLYRYGPDRRNPQKRWVTWGAVLATVLWLIGSWAFSFYVQNFGDYNETYGSLGAVIVMLMWLWVTAFIALLGATLNAEMEHQTRHDTTVGDERALGDREAHVADTVGERP
- a CDS encoding 6-carboxytetrahydropterin synthase — its product is MSEHSLLYTAADGFEAARRVGGLHGHSFAVRAWAAADRLAPAFPGDEAAALGVRLAEVLGPLRHSLLEDRVEGSADIELVAWLAARVPGTALSLRSAPDRGAAAGARGERLLWQCFRIEAAHRLPHVPAGHQCGRMHGHGFEVVLHARWAPGVGERLAAAWAPLQARLHLSCLNDLAGLENPTSEVLAAWLWARLIEPLPELATVSVHETATAGCRYDGSHYRIWKDTHFESAVRLQRAPPSDARRLLHGHSYRLRLHLEAPLDAVMGWTVDYGDVKACFAPVYARLDHHALHELNGLEDADAASLLHWIRARTEPALPALDAIELHESPTRGAQLAWRHVSRLPF
- a CDS encoding DUF2254 domain-containing protein, whose translation is MLARLLPVWEKVRTGLWFTPAIISVGAAGLAWLALQVPGGLPPEAASMWWLHGGDATDAFDLLANLLTALITMATLALSITMVVLTLAAAQLGPRLIRSFIADQRTQLVLGLFIGTIVYLVLVLRTLHGELDADAVPRAAVTAGTALVLLSVFALLFYVHHLARSIVADTMIQRVGAALDQAIRAQLAPSTEAPVEKDGARPPGEHLPYAEVEATRGGYVQTVDVESILAQAQRDDAIVALDFRPGHHLLAGCALARVWPPTALGDALREAVREAVVIGDARTAAQDVEFSLRQLVEIALRALSSGINDPHTAVAVVDRLGRALALAMAQQPGRRAWRDQEGVLRLHARFPDFDGIVDAALNEIRQAAQGNAAVLIHLLATLDQLAGQTRHADHRRIIGEHVRMVAEAGRRSLEEPRDLAALEARRARALARLEDARGA
- a CDS encoding HNH nuclease family protein; amino-acid sequence: MSSGDGGPRKPREGKLDAGRLDEVVRAAQQARLAREQDYRAQSLKIHPWVCGRCGREFTRENLHLLTVHHKDHNHDNNPPDGSNWENLCIYCHDNEHARYLDHAAGGGSHAPDKAAAATHNPFASLKDLLKDD
- a CDS encoding EAL domain-containing protein, with protein sequence MNSIDAKLHRTDSPHASPLHRLARLAAWLTLFGVLALLGRALAAPEAGRLSPEVTALCLLGALALLFGLSEWLALRGAEPPAFALALVALPGLLYSGVSAAAWPMADHLPTAGLALVWADHLWPLLIAALAVPAGLWGLRTCRELRRQCREAEQINAALQEQVDQRTRSLLKEISARERLGANLTYAAQHDPLTGLPNRALFNELLVRAVADQEHGVRAPAVIVLDLDDFKTVNDTLGHTRGDQIIKALAERLEAALDYGDVLARQGGDEFFVLLADARDREVAAQAAQRLLDALQQELVVDGRRLYLAASIGVALSAGAGDSTDLIERADAALHQAKSRGRNRIEFFEPQLHHAMTQRVTLRSALAEAIGARQLEVHYQPRVDLDTGRMSSAEALVRWCRPDHGYVTPEVFVRVAEDAGLINALGQAVLTQVCEDLARWQAAGPIPAVSFNASAHQFRDDRLLHDVRAALAEHPALAHALEVELTERVLIEDPAEHRRMLTELVDMGLGIAIDDFGTGFSSFAYFLHFPVQTVKIDQSFVSRLPKDAAAARIVRSIIELGHNFSLRVVAEGIENERQRDQLRAWGCHEGQGYLFSEPLPAAEFEERWVATLR